Proteins encoded together in one Impatiens glandulifera chromosome 1, dImpGla2.1, whole genome shotgun sequence window:
- the LOC124920586 gene encoding WAT1-related protein At1g70260-like: MEELVRRRAATPCILVMGIMEGWTIGLTILASTIISKGINPFIFVAYSSLLSSLFLLPSFSFHFTISIVRTEFSLLIRIITLALIGIPIAQNLAYVGLSYSSPIVACVMANLIPAISFLLNILLRRSRIDLRKVSSRIKIVGSLISIVGALSTTFYKGPVISPQLMTISSPRLFVFMSPNQRWILGCALFAAASLSFAVWNLVQVETVKLYPDADAMKIASSYTIIGTLVTVIVAVVMERDLTAWGLNMDINNLLVIVLTAVFGSVVRNRGQMWCTKLKGPFFVPLFKPLTVPYAIFCGCYFFPHTFHYGSIVGAVIVGMGYYTVMWGMMKEQGDGEIPRTVFSHKGSSEDDLKVPLLQKEEV, translated from the exons ATGGAGGAATTAGTAAGAAGGAGGGCGGCGACGCCATGCATATTAGTGATGGGTATAATGGAGGGATGGACAATTGGATTGACAATATTGGCAAGCACAATCATCTCCAAAGGCATCAACCCTTTTATCTTTGTTGCCTATTCATCTCTTCTTTCTTCCCTCTTCCTTTTACCTTCTTTCTCCTTCCATTTTACCATTTCCATTGTCAG AACTGAGTTCTCTCTTCTCATCAGAATCATCACCCTTGCCCTCATAGG GATTCCAATAGCACAAAACTTGGCATATGTTGGATTAAGCTATAGCTCCCCTATTGTTGCATGTGTAATGGCCAATCTCATTCCAGCCATTTCCTTCTTACTCAATATCCTTCTCAG GAGATCAAGAATTGATTTGAGAAAGGTAAGTAGTAGGATAAAAATAGTGGGTAGTTTAATATCAATTGTTGGGGCTCTATCAACCACCTTTTATAAAGGTCCTGTCATAAGCCCACAACTCATGACCATTTCATCGCCGAGGCTTTTCGTCTTCATGTCTCCGAACCAACGTTGGATTCTCGGTTGCGCCCTTTTCGCGGCTGCGTCCCTGTCTTTTGCTGTTTGGAACCTTGTCCAG GTGGAAACTGTTAAGTTGTATCCTGATGCTGATGCGATGAAAATAGCGTCGTCGTATACAATTATCGGCACGTTAGTAACTGTAATTGTGGCTGTTGTGATGGAAAGGGATTTAACTGCTTGGGGTCTCAATATGGATATCAATAATCTCCTTGTTATTGTTCTAAca gCAGTTTTTGGCAGTGTGGTGAGAAATAGAGGTCAAATGTGGTGTACAAAGCTGAAAGGCCCTTTCTTTGTGCCACTCTTCAAGCCATTGACTGTCCCTTATGCTATTTTCTGTGGCTGTTACTTCTTTCCCCATACTTTTCACTACGGCag CATTGTGGGTGCAGTTATTGTTGGGATGGGATATTATACAGTGATGTGGGGAATGATGAAAGAACAAGGAGATGGTGAAATTCCTAGAACCGTTTTTAGCCATAAAGGATCATCAGAAGATGATCTAAAGGTTCCTCTTTTGCaaaaagaagaagtttga
- the LOC124922053 gene encoding probable alpha,alpha-trehalose-phosphate synthase [UDP-forming] 10: protein MASRSCANLLDFAYEGLLDIPTTPRTLPRVITVPGIISDLDGDSDISSSSCRERMIIVSNFLPLHAQRDVDTAKWRFSLDEDSLYLQLKDSLSPEAEVIYVGSLKVDVDASEQDEVAQSLLDNFNCVPTFLPHDLLEKSYHGFCKQQLWPLFHYMLPVCSDHGDRFDRHLWKAYVAANKVFADKVMEVINPEDDYVWVHDYHLMVLPTFLRKNYNRVKLGFFLHSPFPSSEIYRTLPVRDEILKGLLNCDLIGFQTFDYARHFLSCCSRMLGLDYESKRGHIALDYFGRTVYIKILPVGIHMGRLESVMNLTATSVRVKEIQEQFKGKKLIIGIDDMDIFKGISLKLLAFEQLLYLHQELQGKLVLVQIVNPARSSGKDVEETMNETYRTAKRINEVFGLPDYKPLILIDRPVARYEKTAYYAVAECCIVNAVRDGMNLVPYKYVVCRQGSPGIDKAMGAVDEKRTSMLVVSEFVGCSPSLSGSIRVNPWDIDSVAEALYSALTMPDSEKRLRHEKHYQYVSSHDVAYWSRSFLHDLERSCKDHYAKRYWGIGLGLGFRLVALSPNFRKLAIDRIVSAYRMTSRRVIFLDYDGTLIPQTSINMRPSADVIDALNTLCNDPNNTVFIVSGRGRSSLSEWLSPCERLGIAAEHGYFVRWSRNSEWECSLSSVDLEWKEIVEPVMKSYTEATDGSSTEVKETAVVWHHHDADPDFGSCQAKELLDHLESVLANEPAVVLKGQNIVEVKPQGISKGLVAEKVLSTIRNGGMRPDFVMCIGDDKSDEDMFEGIINTVSDANLPTPPPEIFACTVGRKPSKAKYYLDDVTDVVKLLRGLANVSGPKPLQLSELRVLFDSPS from the exons ATGGCATCAAGATCATGTGCAAATCTTTTGGATTTTGCTTATGAGGGTCTACTAGACATCCCAACTACTCCCAGGACCCTTCCACGTGTTATCACTGTGCCAGGAATCATATCTGACTTGGATGGCGATTCGGATATTTCTTCATCCTCTTGTCGTGAGAGGATGATTATTGTTTCCAATTTTCTTCCTTTACATGCTCAAAGGGATGTCGATACAGCCAAATGGCGCTTCAGTTTAGACGAGGATTCTTTATATTTACAATTGAAGGATAGTTTGTCACCCGAGGCTGAGGTAATTTATGTGGGTTCTCTCAAGGTTGATGTAGATGCTTCTGAACAAGATGAAGTTGCTCAGAGCCTCCTGGATAATTTTAATTGTGTACCAACTTTCCTTCCTCACGATCTTCTCGAAAAGTCCTATCATGGTTTCTGTAAGCAGCAGTTATGGCCTCTGTTTCATTATATGCTACCTGTGTGTTCAGACCATGGAGACCGCTTTGATCGCCACCTCTGGAAGGCTTATGTTGCTGCTAACAAAGTATTCGCTGATAAAGTTATGGAGGTAATCAATCCCGAGGATGACTATGTTTGGGTTCATGATTATCACCTCATGGTTCTTCCTACTTTCTTAAGGAAGAACTACAATCGAGTCAAGTTAGGATTCTTCCTTCACAGTCCATTCCCTTCGTCTGAGATATACCGAACTCTTCCTGTTAGAGACGAAATTCTAAAAGGATTACTGAACTGCGATCTCATTGGTTTTCAAACATTTGATTACGCTCGTCATTTTCTGTCTTGCTGCAGTAGGATGCTAGGTCTTGATTACGAATCTAAGCGAGGGCACATCGCACTTGATTACTTTGGTCGTACAGTGTACATTAAAATTCTACCTGTAGGTATTCACATGGGACGACTCGAGTCTGTGATGAATCTAACTGCTACTTCTGTAAGAGTGAAGGAAATCCAGGAGCAGTTTAAAGGGAAAAAATTGATAATTGGTATTGATGATATGGATATCTTCAAGGGCATTAGTTTGAAACTACTAGCTTTTGAACAACTGTTGTACCTTCATCAGGAATTGCAGGGTAAATTGGTTTTAGTTCAAATAGTTAATCCTGCTAGGAGTTCAGGGAAAGATGTGGAGGAAACCATGAACGAAACATATAGAACAGCCAAGAGAATCAATGAAGTATTTGGCCTTCCTGATTACAAGCCATTGATTCTTATTGATCGTCCTGTTGCTCGTTATGAGAAGACTGCGTATTATGCTGTGGCAGAATGTTGTATTGTGAATGCTGTGAGGGATGGAATGAACTTGGTTCCTTACAAATATGTAGTTTGCAGACAGGGAAGTCCCGGTATAGATAAAGCGATGGGTGCTGTGGATGAAAAGAGGACAAGCATGCTTGTCGTGTCCGAGTTTGTAGGTTGTTCACCTTCTTTAAGTGGATCAATTAGGGTTAATCCATGGGACATTGATTCCGTGGCTGAGGCTTTGTATTCGGCATTAACCATGCCTGATTCTGAGAAGCGTTTGAGGCATGAGAAACACTACCAGTATGTTAGTTCTCATGATGTGGCTTATTGGTCCCGAAGCTTTCTGCATGATTTGGAAAGATCGTGCAAAGATCATTATGCCAAGAGGTATTGGGGAATCGGTTTGGGCCTGGGTTTCAGATTAGTTGCTCTTTCACCGAATTTCAGGAAGTTGGCCATTGACCGTATTGTGTCAGCCTATAGGATGACTAGTAGGAGGGTGATATTTCTTGACTATGATGGTACTCTTATTCCGCAAACTTCTATTAATATGCGGCCGAGTGCAGACGTTATTGATGCCCTGAATACACTTTGCAATGATCCCAATAATACTGTATTCATTGTCAGTGGGAGGGGAAGAAGTTCGCTTAGTGAGTGGCTGAGTCCATGCGAAAGACTTGGAATAGCGGCTGAGCATGGGTATTTCGTGCG GTGGAGTAGGAACTCTGAGTGGGAATGCAGTCTTTCGTCTGTTGACCTTGAGTGGAAGGAAATTGTGGAACCTGTGATGAAATCATATACGGAGGCGACTGATGGTTCTAGCACCGAGGTTAAAGAGACTGCAGTAGTATGGCATCATCATGATGCTGATCCTGATTTTGGATCCTGCCAAGCCAAAGAACTTTTAGATCATTTGGAAAGTGTTCTTGCAAATGAACCTGCAGTTGTTCTTAAGGGTCAAAATATCGTTGAGGTCAAGCCACAG GGAATAAGCAAAGGTCTGGTTGCTGAGAAGGTTCTTTCGACTATTAGAAATGGTGGGATGCGCCCAGACTTTGTGATGTGCATTGGAGATGATAAGTCTGATGAGGACATGTTTGAGGGAATAATAAACACTGTTTCTGATGCCAATCTCCCAACTCCGCCACCAGAGATATTTGCATGTACAGTGGGAAGAAAGCCAAGCAAGGCTAAGTATTATCTTGATGATGTTACTGATGTCGTTAAACTGCTTAGAGGCCTTGCCAATGTTTCAGGACCAAAACCTCTCCAACTTTCAGAATTACGGGTATTGTTTGATAGTCCGTCTTGA
- the LOC124922056 gene encoding potassium transporter 6 produces MGLEGGISTNHRKKQSWITVLTLAYQSLGVVYGDLSISPLYVYKNTFAEDIDHSASNEEIYGVFSLVFWTLTLVPLLKYVFIVLKADDNGEGGTFALYSLLCRHARVNSLPSCQSVDEELAEYKNDNMINSSSPNSFGSRLKTILEKHRVLQKCLLLLALTGACMVIGDGVLTPAISVFSAVSGLELAMSKEHHKYVEVPIACMILIGLFALQHYGTNKVGFLFAPIVICWLFCISSIGVYNIFKWNPHVYQAVSPYYIYKFLNKTQTNGWKSLGGILLCITGSEAMFADLGHFSQLSIQIAFTSIVYPSLVLAYMGQAAFLSRHHGIENGYRIGFYVSVPEKLRWPVLIIAILAAVVGSQAIITGTFSIIKQCSSLGCFPRVKIIHTSSKIHGQIYIPEINWLLMVLCLAVTIGFRDTKRMGNASGLAVITVMLVTTCLMSLVIVICWQKSVAFAILFVLFFGAIEALYFSASMIKFLEGAWVPLVLAFTFMAIMYVWHYGTLRKYEFDLQNKVSVDWLLGLGPGLGIVRVRGIGLIHTELVSGIPAIFSHFVTNLPAFHQVLVFLCIKSVPIPHVNHDERYLVGRIGPREHRIYRCIVRYGYCDVQKDDVEFEKDLVCSIAEFIRTEKSGGSNNTEENGRGRDESEDDRMMVVGTPSTHLSGIQMREENENSGRPRKRVRFIVPESPKMDREAREEVRELMEAREGGVAYIMGHSYVKAMQGSSLLKKLVINYGYAFLTRNCRAPTYPLNSSHASTLEVGMMYTI; encoded by the exons ATGGGTCTGGAAGGTGGGATTTCTACCAATCATCGAAAG AAACAATCTTGGATTACAGTCTTGACCTTGGCATATCAGAGCTTGGGAGTTGTTTATGGAGATTTGAGCATATCGCCATTATACGTTTATAAGAACACTTTTGCTGAAGATATCGACCATTCAGCTTCAAATGAAGAGATTTATGGTGTATTTTCACTTGTTTTCTGGACTCTTACTCTAGTTCCTCTACTTAAGTACGTGTTCATTGTTCTGAAAGCTGATGATAATGGGGAAGGAGGAACTTTTGCTCTTTACTCGCTCCTGTGTCGACACGCCCGAGTCAATTCACTACCCAGTTGCCAATCAGTAGATGAGGAGTTGGCTGAGTACAAGAATGATAATATGATCAACTCGTCTTCTCCAAATTCTTTTGGGTCAAGATTGAAAACCATTTTGGAGAAGCATAGAGTTCTTCAGAAATGTTTGCTTTTATTAGCTTTGACTGGTGCATGTATGGTTATTGGTGATGGAGTCCTTACCCCTGCAATTTCTG TCTTCTCTGCTGTTTCTGGACTTGAGCTTGCCATGTCAAAGGAACATCACAAAT ATGTAGAAGTTCCAATTGCTTGTATGATATTGATAGGGTTATTTGCCCTACAACATTATGGTACAAACAAGGTTGGTTTTTTGTTTGCTCCTATAGTCATTTGTTGGCTTTTCTGCATCAGTTCAATTGGCGTCTACAACATTTTCAAATGGAATCCTCATGTCTATCAAGCTGTTTCACCTTATTACATCTACAAGTTCTTAAACAAAACTCAGACTAATGGATGGAAATCATTGGGTGGAATCCTCTTATGCATAACtg GCTCGGAAGCCATGTTTGCGGACTTGGGACATTTTTCTCAGCTATCAATCCAGATTGCTTTCACGTCTATTGTTTATCCATCTCTGGTTCTGGCTTACATGGGACAAGCAGCTTTCTTGTCTCGTCATCATGGTATTGAGAACGGTTATCGAATCGGGTTTTATGTCTCTGTCCCAG aGAAACTAAGGTGGCCTGTTCTTATTATTGCTATACTTGCTGCGGTTGTGGGAAGCCAAGCGATTATAACTGGAACCTTTTCGATCATCAAACAATGCTCGTCCCTAGGCTGTTTTCCGAGGGTGAAGATAATTCACACCTCTTCCAAGATACATGGACAGATTTATATACCCGAGATCAATTGGCTATTGATGGTTCTATGTTTGGCTGTTACTATAGGTTTCCGAGATACAAAACGCATGGGCAATGCTTCGG GTCTAGCGGTTATAACCGTTATGCTCGTGACAACTTGCCTAATGTCTCTAGTCATCGTCATATGTTGGCAAAAGAGCGTTGCATTCGCGATCCTATTTGTGCTCTTCTTTGGAGCTATCGAAGCGCTCTATTTCTCGGCTTCGATGATCAAGTTTCTCGAAGGAGCATGGGTGCCCCTAGTCCTCGCATTCACCTTCATGGCCATCATGTACGTTTGGCATTACGGGACGTTAAGAAAGTACGAGTTCGACCTCCAAAACAAAGTCTCCGTGGATTGGCTCCTCGGACTGGGACCAGGGCTCGGCATAGTCCGAGTCCGTGGCATTGGTCTAATCCACACCGAGCTCGTCTCGGGAATCCCCGCCATCTTCTCCCACTTTGTCACGAATCTCCCGGCCTTCCACCAAGTCCTCGTATTCCTCTGCATAAAATCAGTCCCCATTCCCCACGTTAATCACGACGAGCGATACCTGGTGGGACGTATCGGCCCCCGAGAGCACCGGATATATAGATGTATAGTCCGGTACGGGTACTGCGACGTTCAGAAGGATGACGTGGAGTTCGAGAAGGATCTCGTGTGTAGCATAGCGGAGTTCATACGAACGGAGAAGTCGGGGGGAAGCAACAATACGGAGGAAAATGGGAGGGGTAGAGATGAAAGTGAGGACGATAGAATGATGGTTGTGGGGACGCCTTCCACGCATTTGTCGGGAATTCAAATGAGGGAGGAGAACGAGAATAGTGGGAGACCGAGGAAGAGAGTTAGGTTTATAGTCCCGGAGAGTCCAAAGATGGACCGAGAGGCTCGAGAGGAGGTTCGAGAGTTGATGGAGGCTCGAGAAGGGGGAGTGGCGTATATAATGGGGCATTCTTACGTGAAGGCGATGCAAGGTTCGAGTTTATTGAAAAAACTTGTTATAAATTATGGGTATGCTTTCTTGACAAGAAATTGTAGAGCTCCAACATATCCACTAAATTCTTCTCATGCTTCTACTCTTGAAGTAGGAATGATGTACACTATTTGA